One Trichomycterus rosablanca isolate fTriRos1 chromosome 23, fTriRos1.hap1, whole genome shotgun sequence genomic window carries:
- the hhatlb gene encoding hedgehog acyltransferase like, b, which yields MMGVKAALPKYELYFYYVVLSMAMLWAASWIFDVSSLNANRKAFRSHVQPGWYYFGRKMDTADPEWMMWFSTFREHIVFALSGHVLFGKICSMLAPQYRSLVYMAYGILAVLTSMGWTYVTLILSHCVLLYSISLVKLRWLCFAAGLVTLATFKMEPFVSWQAGFVSGEFSLRPVLFYGGCGFTIMRCISFALENCERKDGHYSILDLLKYNFYLPFFYFGPIMTFDKFYVQANNPNLSRKEREMWNISIQALVNLGIIIMIAVLFHFMYILTIPSDMKLLKHVSDWAIAGLAYINVVYDWVKAAVMFGVINTIARLDHLDPPKPPKCITMLYVFSETHFDRGINDWLCKYVYNYLGGKHDNVVDELIASLCTYGICALWLGPGWVVLIWAFFNCFGLNFELWLSKFFSVEPFTTIESAMSESMSRRIRAGFNTFNYWSIILYNILVLNNIEFAKLVAKRLLLKGFPFSTITLLFVTYCLVQIIKEKERKQALIIDPDPIPPPAPAPAPPPATIKAQSEPANAAAADPNKEKAEFGKEKQGRLFGGTKKMINKSTLPSDLQIQFFHYDSSSFEYAHFPCTLGDLYLLHDGHTNRERPLVFQHV from the exons ATGATGGGGGTCAAAGCGGCTCTTCCAAAGTATGAGCTCTATTTTTATTATGTGGTGCTGTCCATGGCAATGCTCTGGGCAGCCAGCTGGATTTTTGACGTGTCCAGCT TGAATGCAAATCGAAAGGCTTTCAGGTCACACGTTCAGCCTGGATGGTACTACTTTGGCAGGAAAATG GACACGGCTGATCCAGAATGGATGATGTGGTTCTCCACGTTCCGCGAACACATCGTCTTTGCTCTGTCCGGCCATGTCTTGTTTGGCAAGATCTGCTCCATGCTGGCTCCTCAG TACAGGTCTCTGGTGTACATGGCGTACGGAATCTTGGCGGTCCTCACCAGTATGGGCTGGACGTACGTGACGTTGATCCTCTCACACTGCGTGCTGCTCTACAGCATCTCGTTGGTAAAACTTCGCTGGCTTTGTTTCGCTGCGGGACTCGTCACCCTCGCCACGTTTAAAATGGAGCCCTTCGTGTCCTGGCAG GCCGGCTTCGTGAGCGGTGAGTTTTCTCTTCGTCCTGTTCTCTTCTACGGCGGTTGTGGTTTCACCATCATGCGCTGTATCAGTTTTGCTCTGGAGAACTGTGAAAGAAAGGACGGACACTACAGCATCCTGGACTTGCTGAAGTATAACTTCTACCTCCCCTTTTTCTACTTCGGGCCCATCATGACCTTCGATAAGTTCTACGTCCAG GCGAATAACCCAAACCTGAGCAGGAAAGAAAGGGAGATGTGGAACATTTCCATCCAGGCCCTGGTGAATTTGGGGATTATCATTATGATTGCCGTCCTCTTCCACTTCATGTACATTCTAACCATTCCCAGTGACATGAAGCTGCTCAAACACGTCTCAGACTGGGCTATCG CTGGCCTGGCGTATATAAATGTGGTGTACGACTGGGTGAAAGCTGCGGTGATGTTCGGTGTCATAAACACAATAGCCCGACTGGATCATCTAGATCCTCCCAAACCTCCCAAATGCATCACCATGCTCTACGTCTTCTCTGAGAC GCACTTTGATCGAGGAATTAATGACTGGCTTTGCAA GTATGTGTATAACTACCTCGGTGGTAAACATGATAACGTAGTGGATGAGCTCATAGCCTCGCTGTGCACGTATGGCATTTGTGCACTGTGGCTTGGACCAGGCTGGGTGGTCCTAATCTGGGCTTTCTTCAACTGCTTTGGCCTGAACTTTGAGCTGTGGTTGTCCAAGTTCTTCTCCGTGGAGCCTTTCACTACCATTGAG TCAGCGATGTCTGAATCCATGTCCCGCCGAATCAGAGCCGgttttaatacttttaactaCTGGAGTATCATCCTGTACAACATCCTGGTCCTCAACAACATTGAATTCGCTAAGCTCGTCGCCAAGAGGCTCCTGCTGAAAG GTTTTCCATTTTCCACCATCACTCTGCTGTTTGTGACCTACTGCCTGGTGCAGATCATTAAGGAGAAAGAAAGGAAGCAGGCTCTGATCATCGATCCCGATCCTATTCCCCCTCCTGCTCCTGCGCCTGCGCCCCCTCCAGCCACCATCAAGGCCCAGAGCGAGCCCGCCAATGCCGCTGCTGCAGACCCTAACAAAGAGAAAGCGGA GTTTGGAAAAGAGAAGCAGGGGAGGTTATTTGGAGGTACAAAGAAAATGATCAATAAAAGTACCTTACCATCAGATCTACAAATACAATTTTTTCACTATGACAGTAGCag TTTTGAGTACGCTCACTTTCCCTGCACACTCGGCGACCTCTATCTGTTACATGACGGCCACACTAACCGAGAACGGCCACTGGTTTTCCAGCACGTGTGA
- the klhl40b gene encoding kelch-like protein 40b isoform X2, translated as MALPVDPMEEPRLYQQTLLQDGLYDLLENDTMVDCVLKIKDKEFPCHRLVLAACSSYFRAFFKSGAEASKQREIVLEDVEPGVMGMILKYLYTSSINVTEQNVQDIFALANMLQIPSIFTVCVSFLQKRLSLSNCLAIFRLGLMLDCPRLAVSARNFACERFQLISRDQDLLQLGPSELAAILASDTLNVETEQAVFEAVIKWIGHDEDQRLQELPALLDCVRLRLVPEDYFVQQVEKHDWLRSDPEIAKKLQLVKDARAGKLAEVKKSSTSKKKTENGGVEGNDNKEEDEDQEELLPGILNDNLRFGMFLRDLIFMISETGAVAYDPTGNDCYVAAISSQIPKNHCSLVTKENQIFVVGGLFFDERSKDERLYSYFLQYDSASSDWLGMPPMPSPRFLFGMGESENFIFVIGGKELKEGEQTLDSVLVYDRQACKWEESAPLPYAVYGHGTVSHNGIVYVIGGKGDDKQCVNRVCAYDTMKGEWKDLAPMQTARSLFGVTVYKEKIYIAAGVTETGLTGSMEVYDIKTNKSEHYQYDIYTLQSFCGLSSWSFLRREVPSV; from the exons ATGGCTTTGCCTGTAGACCCGATGGAGGAGCCACGACTGTACCAGCAGACGCTGCTGCAGGACGGCCTGTACGACCTGCTGGAAAACGACACCATGGTGGACTGCGTGCTGAAGATCAAGGATAAGGAATTCCCCTGCCATCGCCTGGTGCTGGCCGCCTGCAGCTCCTACTTCCGGGCGTTCTTCAAGTCCGGCGCAGAGGCGAGCAAGCAGCGAGAGATCGTCCTGGAAGACGTGGAACCCGGGGTGATGGGTATGATCCTGAAGTACCTCTACACGTCCAGCATTAACGTGACCGAGCAGAACGTGCAGGACATCTTTGCTCTCGCAAATATGCTCCAGATTCCGTCCATCTTCACAGTCTGTGTGTCGTTCCTGCAGAAGCGCCTGAGTCTGAGCAACTGCTTGGCCATCTTCCGTCTCGGGTTGATGCTCGATTGCCCTCGGCTGGCCGTCTCGGCGCGGAACTTTGCCTGCGAACGTTTTCAGCTCATCAGCCGCGATCAGGACCTTCTCCAGTTGGGTCCAAGCGAGCTGGCGGCCATCCTGGCTTCGGACACTCTGAACGTGGAGACGGAACAAGCTGTCTTTGAGGCCGTGATCAAGTGGATAGGTCACGACGAGGACCAGCGTCTTCAGGAGCTGCCTGCGCTTCTCGACTGCGTCCGCTTGCGTCTCGTCCCAGAGGATTACTTCGTCCAGCAGGTAGAGAAGCACGATTGGCTGAGATCTGATCCAGAGATCGCCAAGAAGCTTCAGCTGGTCAAAGACGCTCGAGCTGGGAAGCTTGCAGAAGTCAAGAAAAGTTCCACAAGTAAGAAAAAGACAGAGAATGGCGGCGTTGAGGGAAATGATAATAAAGAGGAGGATGAAGATCAGGAGGAGCTGCTTCCAGGCATTCTGAATGATAACCTGAGGTTTGGTATGTTCCTCAGAGACTTGATATTTATGATAAGTGAAACTGGAGCGGTGGCCTATGACCCCACAGGAAATGACTGTTATGTGGCAGCAATTTCCAGCCAGATTCCCAAAAATCACTGCAGCCTGGTGACCAAGGAGAATCAGATTTTTGTGGTTGGAGGACTTTTCTTTGATGAGCGAAGCAAAGATGAGCGGCTATACTCATACTTCTTACAG TATGACTCTGCAAGTTCAGACTGGCTGGGCATGCCCCCCATGCCCTCGCCACGCTTCCTGTTCGGCATGGGTGAATCAGAAAActtcatttttgtgattggtggCAAAGAGCTGAAGGAAGGAGAGCAAACTCTGGATTCGGTTCTGGTTTATGACAGACA AGCTTGTAAGTGGGAagaatcagctccacttccttATGCAGTGTATGGACATGGAACCGTGTCTCACAATGGAATCGTGTATGTAATCGGAGGAAAAGGAGACGACAA GCAGTGTGTAAATAGAGTCTGTGCTTACGACACGATGAAGGGTGAGTGGAAGGACCTGGCACCCATGCAGACAGCCCGCTCACTGTTCGGTGTCACCGTTTACAAGGAGAAGATCTACATTGCTGCTGGAGTCACAGAAACTGGCCTCACCGGCAGCATGGAAGTCTACGACATCAAAACCAACAAGTCAGAGCATTATCAATAcgatatttacaccctacagaGCTTCT gTGGTCTGAGTTCGTGGAGTTTCCTCAGGAGAGAAGTTCCCTCAGTCTGA
- the klhl40b gene encoding kelch-like protein 40b isoform X1: MALPVDPMEEPRLYQQTLLQDGLYDLLENDTMVDCVLKIKDKEFPCHRLVLAACSSYFRAFFKSGAEASKQREIVLEDVEPGVMGMILKYLYTSSINVTEQNVQDIFALANMLQIPSIFTVCVSFLQKRLSLSNCLAIFRLGLMLDCPRLAVSARNFACERFQLISRDQDLLQLGPSELAAILASDTLNVETEQAVFEAVIKWIGHDEDQRLQELPALLDCVRLRLVPEDYFVQQVEKHDWLRSDPEIAKKLQLVKDARAGKLAEVKKSSTSKKKTENGGVEGNDNKEEDEDQEELLPGILNDNLRFGMFLRDLIFMISETGAVAYDPTGNDCYVAAISSQIPKNHCSLVTKENQIFVVGGLFFDERSKDERLYSYFLQYDSASSDWLGMPPMPSPRFLFGMGESENFIFVIGGKELKEGEQTLDSVLVYDRQACKWEESAPLPYAVYGHGTVSHNGIVYVIGGKGDDKQCVNRVCAYDTMKGEWKDLAPMQTARSLFGVTVYKEKIYIAAGVTETGLTGSMEVYDIKTNKWSEFVEFPQERSSLSLITVGNGLYAVGGFAMISGKDDEDELTPQEMNDIWRYDEGERKWSGILREIRYTAGATVLGVRLNALRLTKM; the protein is encoded by the exons ATGGCTTTGCCTGTAGACCCGATGGAGGAGCCACGACTGTACCAGCAGACGCTGCTGCAGGACGGCCTGTACGACCTGCTGGAAAACGACACCATGGTGGACTGCGTGCTGAAGATCAAGGATAAGGAATTCCCCTGCCATCGCCTGGTGCTGGCCGCCTGCAGCTCCTACTTCCGGGCGTTCTTCAAGTCCGGCGCAGAGGCGAGCAAGCAGCGAGAGATCGTCCTGGAAGACGTGGAACCCGGGGTGATGGGTATGATCCTGAAGTACCTCTACACGTCCAGCATTAACGTGACCGAGCAGAACGTGCAGGACATCTTTGCTCTCGCAAATATGCTCCAGATTCCGTCCATCTTCACAGTCTGTGTGTCGTTCCTGCAGAAGCGCCTGAGTCTGAGCAACTGCTTGGCCATCTTCCGTCTCGGGTTGATGCTCGATTGCCCTCGGCTGGCCGTCTCGGCGCGGAACTTTGCCTGCGAACGTTTTCAGCTCATCAGCCGCGATCAGGACCTTCTCCAGTTGGGTCCAAGCGAGCTGGCGGCCATCCTGGCTTCGGACACTCTGAACGTGGAGACGGAACAAGCTGTCTTTGAGGCCGTGATCAAGTGGATAGGTCACGACGAGGACCAGCGTCTTCAGGAGCTGCCTGCGCTTCTCGACTGCGTCCGCTTGCGTCTCGTCCCAGAGGATTACTTCGTCCAGCAGGTAGAGAAGCACGATTGGCTGAGATCTGATCCAGAGATCGCCAAGAAGCTTCAGCTGGTCAAAGACGCTCGAGCTGGGAAGCTTGCAGAAGTCAAGAAAAGTTCCACAAGTAAGAAAAAGACAGAGAATGGCGGCGTTGAGGGAAATGATAATAAAGAGGAGGATGAAGATCAGGAGGAGCTGCTTCCAGGCATTCTGAATGATAACCTGAGGTTTGGTATGTTCCTCAGAGACTTGATATTTATGATAAGTGAAACTGGAGCGGTGGCCTATGACCCCACAGGAAATGACTGTTATGTGGCAGCAATTTCCAGCCAGATTCCCAAAAATCACTGCAGCCTGGTGACCAAGGAGAATCAGATTTTTGTGGTTGGAGGACTTTTCTTTGATGAGCGAAGCAAAGATGAGCGGCTATACTCATACTTCTTACAG TATGACTCTGCAAGTTCAGACTGGCTGGGCATGCCCCCCATGCCCTCGCCACGCTTCCTGTTCGGCATGGGTGAATCAGAAAActtcatttttgtgattggtggCAAAGAGCTGAAGGAAGGAGAGCAAACTCTGGATTCGGTTCTGGTTTATGACAGACA AGCTTGTAAGTGGGAagaatcagctccacttccttATGCAGTGTATGGACATGGAACCGTGTCTCACAATGGAATCGTGTATGTAATCGGAGGAAAAGGAGACGACAA GCAGTGTGTAAATAGAGTCTGTGCTTACGACACGATGAAGGGTGAGTGGAAGGACCTGGCACCCATGCAGACAGCCCGCTCACTGTTCGGTGTCACCGTTTACAAGGAGAAGATCTACATTGCTGCTGGAGTCACAGAAACTGGCCTCACCGGCAGCATGGAAGTCTACGACATCAAAACCAACAA gTGGTCTGAGTTCGTGGAGTTTCCTCAGGAGAGAAGTTCCCTCAGTCTGATCACAGTAGGAAACGGCCTCTATGCTGTAGGTGGATTTGCAATGATTTCTGGtaaagatgatgaagatgagctCACACCTCAGGAGATGAACGATATTTGGAG GTATGATGAAGGCGAGAGGAAATGGAGCGGCATCCTGAGAGAGATTCGCTACACTGCCGGGGCCACGGTGCTGGGTGTTCGACTCAACGCCCTGAGACTCACTAAAATGTGA